In Streptomyces sp. NBC_00448, the following are encoded in one genomic region:
- a CDS encoding SigE family RNA polymerase sigma factor, which yields MAAVPAWEGAFRRTPWRWLLARLSQDRDRSDLRSRPSGTAAEEIDALYRHRRLELVRLAVLLVDDIPTAEDVVQEAFAAVYRRHGDTLDDLADPEAYIRRSVVNTSRDVLRRRRTVRAYIPPRVLPAPPPEEEVLLREEHQEVLRGLRLLTVRQREVLVLRYWSNLSEADIAATLGLSQGAVKSTASRALTALARRLKEMS from the coding sequence ATGGCTGCCGTCCCCGCCTGGGAAGGTGCTTTCCGCCGTACCCCGTGGCGATGGCTGCTGGCCCGGCTCTCCCAGGACCGCGACAGGTCGGACCTCAGGAGCCGGCCGTCCGGCACGGCGGCGGAGGAGATCGACGCGCTGTACCGTCACCGCAGGCTCGAGCTCGTGCGCCTGGCCGTCCTCCTGGTCGACGACATCCCCACGGCCGAGGACGTCGTCCAGGAAGCCTTCGCGGCCGTGTACCGACGTCACGGCGACACGCTCGACGACCTCGCCGACCCCGAGGCCTACATACGGCGCAGCGTGGTCAACACCTCCCGGGACGTGCTGCGCCGGAGGCGCACCGTGCGCGCCTACATCCCCCCGCGCGTCCTGCCCGCACCGCCGCCGGAGGAGGAGGTGCTCCTCAGGGAGGAGCACCAGGAGGTGCTGCGGGGCTTGAGGTTGCTCACCGTGCGCCAGCGGGAGGTCCTCGTCCTCAGGTACTGGTCGAACCTGTCCGAAGCGGACATCGCGGCGACCTTGGGCCTGTCCCAGGGCGCGGTGAAGTCCACAGCGAGCCGAGCACTCACGGCTCTGGCCAGAAGACTGAAGGAGATGTCGTGA
- a CDS encoding alpha/beta fold hydrolase: MIDRRTFGKAFGVGTGAAAMAMTGLGTANAAGTGAAARRGSSTKGTGIPASTVPPIVPGTHTTFPATKQVKAGLLDVGYSELGPSHGPVVLLLHGWPYDIHSFVDVAPALSRLGYRVLVPYLRGHGSTMFLSRRTPRTAEQSAVALDIIAFMDALRIDQAVLAGFDWGSRTADIISALWPERVKALVSTGGYVITNVEAQKTPAAAAVEHNWWYQWYFSTDRGKQAMENADECKALCRLVWQIVSPNWNFDDATFERTAQAFTNPDYAATVLFNYRWRIGLVETDPRYVRYEKLLAAAPKIGVPTITLDPALDPFTPAGDGANYRTYFTGAYDHRTIQNIGHNLPQEAPTVFAQAVVDADHL, from the coding sequence ATGATCGACAGGCGTACCTTCGGCAAGGCCTTCGGCGTGGGCACCGGCGCGGCGGCCATGGCCATGACCGGTCTGGGCACCGCGAACGCCGCCGGCACCGGCGCGGCCGCCCGGCGCGGCAGCAGCACGAAGGGCACGGGCATCCCCGCCTCCACCGTGCCCCCGATCGTTCCCGGCACCCACACCACCTTCCCCGCCACCAAGCAGGTCAAGGCGGGCCTGCTGGACGTCGGCTACTCGGAACTCGGCCCGTCGCACGGCCCGGTGGTCCTGCTGCTGCACGGCTGGCCCTACGACATCCACAGCTTCGTCGACGTCGCCCCGGCGCTGTCCCGGCTCGGCTACCGGGTGCTCGTCCCCTACCTGCGTGGCCACGGCAGCACCATGTTCCTGTCCCGTCGGACGCCGCGCACCGCGGAGCAGTCCGCGGTGGCGCTGGACATCATCGCGTTCATGGACGCCCTGCGCATCGACCAGGCCGTACTCGCCGGCTTCGACTGGGGTTCGCGCACCGCCGACATCATCTCCGCCCTGTGGCCGGAGCGGGTCAAGGCGCTGGTGTCCACCGGCGGCTACGTCATCACCAACGTCGAGGCGCAGAAGACCCCGGCCGCGGCCGCCGTCGAGCACAACTGGTGGTACCAGTGGTACTTCTCGACCGACCGCGGCAAGCAGGCCATGGAGAACGCCGACGAGTGCAAGGCCCTGTGCCGCCTGGTGTGGCAGATCGTCTCTCCCAACTGGAACTTCGACGACGCCACCTTCGAACGCACCGCGCAGGCGTTCACCAACCCCGACTACGCCGCCACCGTGCTGTTCAACTACCGCTGGCGCATCGGGCTGGTGGAGACCGACCCGCGCTACGTCCGCTACGAGAAACTGCTCGCCGCCGCTCCCAAGATCGGCGTCCCCACCATCACCCTCGACCCGGCGCTCGACCCCTTCACCCCGGCCGGCGACGGTGCGAACTACCGGACGTACTTCACCGGCGCCTACGACCACCGCACGATCCAGAACATCGGCCACAACCTCCCGCAGGAGGCGCCGACCGTGTTCGCCCAGGCCGTCGTCGATGCCGACCACCTCTGA
- a CDS encoding peptide deformylase yields MTASATPMSLPDRVEELLAAGGPLPIVAAGEAVLRGVAEPYDGQLDDAQLDRFVAALRETMHAAPGVGLAATQVGIPLSIAVVEDPAPGSPEVLEARGRSPLPFRVLVNPAYEPEDEAQAAFFEGCLSMPGWQAVVARHARVRLRAQDEHGRSVDEVFTGWPARIVQHETDHLGGVLYLDSALTRSLSTNAAVAEHWSQPTPEAAARALGFELP; encoded by the coding sequence ATGACTGCTTCCGCGACACCCATGTCCCTGCCCGACCGGGTGGAGGAACTCCTGGCGGCCGGCGGACCGTTGCCCATCGTCGCCGCGGGCGAGGCCGTCCTGCGCGGCGTCGCCGAGCCGTACGACGGCCAGCTCGACGACGCGCAGCTCGACCGGTTCGTGGCCGCGCTGCGCGAGACGATGCACGCGGCGCCGGGCGTCGGACTGGCCGCGACCCAGGTCGGCATCCCGTTGAGCATCGCGGTGGTGGAGGACCCGGCGCCGGGCTCGCCGGAGGTGCTGGAGGCGCGAGGACGCAGCCCGCTGCCCTTCCGGGTGCTGGTCAATCCCGCCTACGAACCCGAGGACGAGGCCCAAGCGGCTTTCTTCGAGGGCTGCCTGAGCATGCCCGGGTGGCAGGCGGTGGTGGCCCGGCACGCCCGCGTGCGGTTGCGGGCACAGGACGAGCACGGCCGGTCCGTCGACGAGGTGTTCACCGGCTGGCCGGCACGTATCGTGCAGCACGAGACCGACCACCTCGGCGGCGTCCTCTACCTCGACTCGGCCCTGACGCGCTCGCTGTCCACCAACGCGGCCGTGGCCGAGCACTGGTCGCAGCCCACCCCCGAGGCGGCCGCCCGGGCGCTGGGTTTCGAGCTGCCGTGA
- a CDS encoding 2-phosphosulfolactate phosphatase — MKARFLGIPDLAEVPSVAVVVDVMRAFTVAAWAFARGAEKIVLAGSLDEARALKARHPDWAALKDGPPAPGFDLVNSPGLLRTVDLGGRTVVQKTTAGTVGALAVKEASLVLCAGFVVAEATARLLRARGCDSVTFVVTGEDGRADEDLACAQYIARRATGSATDAAAFLRRAAESRAAAELASGVRQGVHPDDVALCVELDRFPFAMAATSEDSLTVLRPLPVPVPSPTDAAPI; from the coding sequence ATGAAGGCACGCTTCCTCGGTATCCCCGATCTGGCCGAAGTCCCGTCCGTGGCGGTCGTGGTCGACGTCATGCGCGCGTTCACGGTGGCCGCCTGGGCCTTCGCCCGGGGGGCGGAGAAGATCGTTCTCGCCGGGTCGCTGGACGAGGCCCGGGCGCTCAAGGCCCGCCACCCGGACTGGGCGGCGCTCAAGGACGGTCCGCCCGCGCCCGGCTTCGACCTGGTCAACTCGCCGGGCCTGCTGCGCACCGTCGACCTGGGCGGACGGACCGTCGTGCAGAAGACCACCGCGGGAACGGTCGGCGCCCTCGCGGTCAAGGAGGCGTCGCTGGTGCTGTGCGCCGGGTTCGTGGTGGCGGAGGCGACGGCTCGGCTCCTGCGGGCCCGCGGCTGCGACAGCGTCACCTTCGTGGTCACCGGCGAGGACGGGCGCGCCGACGAGGACCTGGCGTGCGCCCAGTACATCGCCCGGCGGGCGACCGGGTCGGCGACGGATGCGGCCGCCTTCCTGCGCCGCGCCGCCGAGTCGCGCGCCGCCGCCGAACTGGCCTCGGGCGTACGTCAGGGCGTCCATCCCGATGACGTGGCCCTCTGCGTCGAGCTCGACCGGTTTCCCTTCGCCATGGCCGCGACCTCGGAGGACTCGCTGACGGTCCTCCGTCCCCTCCCCGTCCCCGTCCCTTCGCCGACGGACGCGGCCCCGATCTGA
- a CDS encoding VOC family protein, with protein sequence MPATVELAAITVDCQDPGPIAAFYQAATGGESVRSGADSARVKIAGILWIFRRVEDYRPPTWPSARVPLQMHLEFSVDDLTAAEEELIGLGATTAEYPSDRAAGLLVMLDPAGHPFCISDAFAEAAGLRGRPADRLTGRRRTLRVTRRRFRAHRQRGGGFRSGLAGCGRRLRGTGDGNLGSCPGCRWRVSTTSWSMTTT encoded by the coding sequence ATGCCCGCAACGGTCGAACTCGCGGCCATCACCGTCGACTGCCAGGACCCGGGCCCGATCGCGGCCTTCTACCAGGCTGCCACCGGGGGCGAGAGCGTTCGATCAGGGGCCGACTCGGCCCGGGTCAAGATCGCCGGGATACTGTGGATCTTCCGCCGGGTCGAGGACTACCGGCCGCCGACCTGGCCCTCGGCCCGGGTGCCGCTGCAGATGCACCTGGAGTTCTCCGTCGACGACCTCACCGCGGCCGAGGAAGAACTGATCGGTCTCGGCGCCACGACGGCTGAGTACCCGTCGGATCGCGCGGCCGGACTCCTGGTGATGCTCGACCCGGCCGGCCACCCGTTCTGCATCAGCGATGCGTTCGCCGAAGCCGCCGGGCTGAGGGGCCGACCGGCTGACCGGCTGACCGGCCGACGTAGGACGCTTCGAGTGACGCGGCGGCGGTTCAGGGCCCACCGGCAGCGAGGTGGCGGCTTTCGCTCCGGCCTCGCGGGCTGCGGCCGGCGCCTCCGGGGAACCGGGGACGGTAATCTCGGGTCATGCCCGGGATGTCGGTGGCGCGTTTCTACGACGAGTTGGTCGATGACTACCACCTGA
- a CDS encoding class I SAM-dependent methyltransferase: protein MPGMSVARFYDELVDDYHLIYSDWDASIRRQGAALDALIGRAGADVLDCACGIGTQAIGLALRGHRVTGTDISPRAAARAAREAARRSLRLRTAAADMRHLPFPDSRFDAVVCADNSLPHLLTGREVRAALAEMRRVLRPDGLLLVSTRPYDELVRERPASTPPQVHRIAGGDGSGEERTVTFQLWHWHDDGERYDLEHFQLVPAGGEWRVEVRRTTYWALPRDRLAGFAAEAGFVDPGWRMPPETGFFQPLLLARAGE from the coding sequence ATGCCCGGGATGTCGGTGGCGCGTTTCTACGACGAGTTGGTCGATGACTACCACCTGATCTACTCGGACTGGGACGCGAGCATCCGTCGGCAGGGTGCGGCTCTGGACGCCCTGATCGGCCGGGCGGGTGCGGACGTGCTCGACTGTGCGTGCGGGATCGGCACGCAGGCGATCGGGTTGGCGCTGCGCGGGCACCGCGTGACCGGGACGGATATCAGCCCTCGCGCCGCCGCCCGCGCGGCACGGGAGGCCGCGCGCCGGAGCCTGCGGCTGCGCACGGCCGCCGCCGACATGCGGCATCTCCCTTTTCCTGACAGCCGGTTCGACGCCGTCGTCTGCGCCGACAACTCGCTGCCTCACCTGTTGACCGGGCGGGAGGTGCGCGCCGCCCTGGCCGAGATGCGCCGCGTGCTGCGTCCCGACGGCCTGCTGCTGGTCAGCACGCGCCCGTACGACGAGCTGGTGCGCGAGCGCCCGGCTTCGACGCCCCCGCAGGTCCACCGGATCGCCGGGGGCGACGGCAGCGGCGAGGAGCGGACCGTCACCTTCCAGCTCTGGCACTGGCACGACGACGGCGAGCGCTACGACTTGGAGCACTTCCAGCTCGTTCCGGCCGGCGGCGAGTGGCGTGTCGAGGTTCGGCGGACCACCTACTGGGCACTCCCCCGGGACCGGTTGGCCGGCTTCGCGGCCGAGGCGGGGTTCGTCGACCCCGGGTGGCGGATGCCGCCGGAGACCGGCTTCTTCCAGCCCCTGCTCCTGGCCCGCGCCGGCGAGTAG